In Paenibacillus algicola, a genomic segment contains:
- a CDS encoding acetylornithine transaminase: MAKEQQPQAAQQGAAGLSPLFPTYARYPISLVKGEGSWLWDDQGNKYLDFMCGLAVTNLGHAPKQVKEKLKAQLDELWHVSNLFHIPGQEKAAALLTQHTCADAVFFCNSGAEANEAAIKLARRYHQKVLGNGRFEIITFTQSFHGRTLATLTATGQDKVKEGFLPLPAGFKTVPLHDVKALESAITSSTAAIMIEMVQAEGGVYPVDPAFVKAIQELCQKHGLLLIVDEVQTGMGRTGKLFAHEHYGLQPDIFTSAKGLGSGFPVGAMLGKGYLREAFAAGSHGSTFGGTPMSMAVVQATLETMVEENVPQRAAESGQYLVARLHEELGGHSFVKDIRGKGLLIGIECADAVGEIVLEGQRRGLLFVTAGPNVIRLLPNLLVSKEEIDQAVSLLAELIQEHTAVKSL, encoded by the coding sequence ATGGCCAAGGAACAGCAGCCACAAGCAGCACAGCAAGGAGCGGCGGGATTAAGCCCTCTTTTTCCGACGTATGCAAGATACCCGATCAGCCTGGTCAAGGGTGAAGGAAGCTGGCTGTGGGATGATCAAGGGAATAAATATCTCGACTTTATGTGCGGTCTGGCGGTCACGAACCTCGGCCATGCTCCGAAGCAGGTGAAGGAGAAGCTGAAGGCTCAGCTCGATGAGCTGTGGCATGTGTCGAACCTGTTCCACATTCCGGGACAGGAGAAGGCGGCAGCGCTGCTGACGCAGCATACCTGTGCAGACGCGGTGTTCTTCTGCAATAGCGGAGCCGAGGCGAACGAAGCGGCCATCAAGCTGGCACGCCGGTATCATCAAAAGGTGCTGGGCAACGGGCGTTTCGAGATCATCACCTTTACCCAGTCCTTCCATGGCAGAACCCTCGCCACCCTGACCGCAACCGGACAGGACAAGGTGAAGGAAGGCTTCCTTCCGCTGCCAGCCGGCTTCAAGACGGTTCCTTTGCATGATGTAAAAGCGCTCGAGAGCGCCATCACCTCCTCCACTGCTGCCATCATGATCGAGATGGTTCAGGCGGAGGGCGGCGTGTATCCGGTTGATCCGGCTTTCGTTAAAGCCATTCAGGAGCTTTGCCAGAAGCACGGCCTGCTGCTCATCGTCGATGAGGTGCAGACGGGCATGGGGCGTACGGGCAAGCTGTTCGCGCATGAGCATTACGGGCTGCAGCCTGATATTTTTACCTCGGCCAAGGGCCTGGGCTCGGGCTTCCCGGTCGGTGCCATGCTGGGCAAAGGATATTTGCGTGAAGCTTTTGCTGCCGGCAGCCACGGCTCAACCTTCGGCGGAACGCCGATGTCCATGGCGGTGGTGCAGGCTACCCTCGAGACGATGGTGGAGGAGAACGTGCCGCAGCGCGCAGCTGAAAGCGGACAATATCTCGTAGCGCGGCTTCATGAGGAGCTGGGCGGACACTCTTTTGTTAAAGATATTCGCGGCAAGGGGCTGCTGATCGGGATTGAATGTGCGGACGCAGTAGGAGAGATTGTGCTGGAAGGTCAGCGCCGGGGCCTGCTGTTCGTAACGGCAGGACCGAATGTGATCCGCCTGCTGCCTAATCTGCTTGTAAGCAAGGAAGAGATTGATCAGGCGGTCAGCCTCTTAGCAGAGCTGATTCAAGAGCACACCGCGGTAAAATCCTTGTAA
- the prfB gene encoding peptide chain release factor 2 (programmed frameshift), which yields MIDPSIKQDLREISKKLTNLRGSLDLDLKQELIENFEEKMAAPDFWDDNEKAQGIIAEMNAVKSSVDKYEKLQQDYDDMVVMIELADEEGDDELVGELGQSVEELVKRLEEFELQLLLNQPYDKMNAILELHPGAGGTESQDWGQMLLRMYTRWAEKSGFKVETLDYLPGDEAGIKSVTLLIKGFNAYGYLKAEKGVHRLVRISPFDSSGRRHTSFVSCDVVPEITDDVEVEIRTEDLKIDTYRASGAGGQHINTTDSAVRITHLPTGVVVTCQNERSQIKNRERAMTMLRSKLYERKIEEQQQHLAEIRGEQSDIAWGSQIRSYVFHPYSMVKDHRTQVETGNVGAVMDGDLNLFIDGYLRSQIKQDVK from the exons ATGATCGATCCAAGCATCAAGCAAGACCTTCGCGAAATCAGCAAGAAACTTACCAACCTTAGGGGGTCTCTT GACTTAGATCTCAAGCAGGAATTGATTGAGAACTTTGAAGAGAAAATGGCCGCGCCCGATTTCTGGGACGATAATGAGAAAGCGCAGGGGATTATCGCGGAGATGAACGCGGTGAAATCCTCGGTCGATAAATACGAGAAGCTGCAGCAGGATTACGACGACATGGTCGTCATGATCGAGCTGGCTGACGAAGAGGGCGACGATGAGCTTGTCGGCGAGCTGGGGCAGTCCGTAGAGGAGCTTGTCAAGCGCCTGGAAGAGTTCGAGCTGCAGCTGCTGTTGAACCAGCCTTATGACAAAATGAACGCGATTCTTGAGCTGCATCCCGGCGCCGGCGGTACAGAGTCACAGGACTGGGGCCAGATGCTGCTTCGCATGTACACCCGCTGGGCGGAGAAGAGCGGCTTTAAGGTGGAGACGCTGGACTATCTGCCTGGGGATGAAGCGGGCATCAAGAGTGTGACGCTGCTGATCAAGGGCTTCAATGCTTACGGCTACTTGAAGGCGGAAAAAGGCGTGCACCGTCTCGTCCGGATCTCGCCGTTCGACTCCTCGGGCCGTCGCCATACATCCTTTGTCTCCTGTGACGTGGTTCCGGAGATTACGGACGATGTGGAAGTGGAGATTCGCACCGAGGATCTCAAGATTGATACGTACCGGGCGAGCGGCGCTGGTGGACAGCATATTAACACCACAGACTCGGCCGTAAGGATTACGCACCTTCCGACGGGTGTAGTCGTCACCTGTCAGAACGAGCGCTCCCAGATCAAGAACCGCGAGCGGGCGATGACGATGCTTCGCTCCAAGCTGTATGAGCGCAAAATTGAAGAGCAGCAGCAGCATCTGGCTGAGATCCGCGGCGAGCAGTCGGATATTGCGTGGGGCAGCCAGATCCGTTCTTATGTCTTCCATCCGTACAGCATGGTTAAGGATCATCGCACCCAGGTAGAGACGGGCAATGTAGGCGCCGTCATGGACGGCGATCTGAATCTGTTTATAGACGGGTACTTACGCAGTCAGATCAAGCAGGACGTGAAGTAA
- a CDS encoding YitT family protein, giving the protein MSSSHRRRRREPWIPVNGPVRRAADLIFMTAGSLMMALSFNLFFLPNGIASGGVAGLSILAQEWLGIQPAYTQWGMNIPLFLLGFLLLGREYGLRSLLGSIILPLFVYLTQDWAAPTGNPLLAAIYGGIGVGIGLGLVYRGRGSTGGLTILAQLVQKYTGLSFSFSVVLLDGIVILSAAWVLSLEQALYALIGLYVTGKVIDTVEMGFNFTKVAYIISDHTDSITRAILEDLDRGLTKLTAEGGYTGEHRTVLMVVVGQNEIPRLKTVVQAVDPQAFVIISNAHEVLGEGFKMK; this is encoded by the coding sequence ATGTCATCTTCTCACCGCCGCCGCCGGCGAGAGCCGTGGATTCCGGTGAACGGGCCGGTTCGCCGGGCGGCGGACCTGATTTTTATGACGGCAGGGTCATTGATGATGGCCCTGTCGTTCAATTTGTTTTTCCTGCCGAACGGCATTGCATCGGGTGGGGTAGCAGGACTGTCTATCCTGGCTCAGGAATGGCTGGGGATTCAGCCGGCGTATACGCAGTGGGGCATGAATATTCCGCTGTTCCTGCTCGGCTTTTTGCTGCTGGGTCGGGAGTATGGCCTGCGTTCCCTGCTAGGCAGCATCATTCTGCCTCTGTTCGTCTACCTGACGCAGGACTGGGCGGCGCCTACGGGAAATCCGCTGCTGGCAGCGATCTACGGCGGGATCGGGGTCGGAATCGGCCTGGGACTCGTCTATCGGGGCCGGGGCTCCACCGGCGGACTGACAATTCTTGCTCAGCTCGTGCAGAAGTATACGGGGCTCAGCTTCTCCTTCAGTGTCGTGCTGCTGGACGGCATTGTCATTCTATCCGCGGCCTGGGTGCTGTCTCTGGAGCAGGCGCTGTATGCCCTGATCGGACTTTATGTGACCGGAAAGGTCATCGACACGGTGGAGATGGGCTTTAACTTCACCAAAGTGGCTTATATCATCTCCGACCACACCGACTCCATCACACGAGCCATTCTGGAGGATCTGGACCGCGGCTTGACCAAGCTGACCGCCGAGGGCGGATATACAGGGGAGCATCGCACGGTGCTAATGGTCGTTGTAGGACAGAATGAAATTCCAAGGCTGAAGACCGTCGTTCAAGCGGTTGATCCGCAGGCGTTTGTTATTATTAGCAACGCGCATGAGGTGCTGGGCGAAGGGTTCAAAATGAAATGA
- the argC gene encoding N-acetyl-gamma-glutamyl-phosphate reductase → MAEQHIRVAIVGSTGYGGVELIRLLQHHPNVEITSVISSSSSGVPISDGFPHLTNIIKRNLDGVDPAEMAERADLVFTATPSGVSAKLVPQLLEAGLKVVDLSGDFRLKDGAAYEKWYKHDAPDADVLASAVYGLCEIYGEQVREVDFISNPGCYPTATLLGLIPALKAGWIDHSGIIIDAKSGVSGAGRGTSLTTHYAEINENFKAYKVNKHQHIPEIEQVLSQESGQEVTVTFTTHLVPMTRGIMSTMYAPLLGHYSEEDFIQLYREYYKDRPFVRVRSQGIWPSTKEVSGSNFCDIGFAVDERTGRVTVISVIDNVVKGAAGQAIQNLNLMMGWEESLGLAFTPVYP, encoded by the coding sequence ATGGCAGAGCAGCATATCAGAGTCGCAATTGTCGGTTCAACCGGATACGGGGGCGTGGAGCTGATCCGGCTTCTTCAGCACCATCCGAACGTGGAGATCACCTCGGTGATCTCCTCGTCCAGTTCCGGGGTGCCGATCTCGGACGGCTTTCCGCATTTGACGAATATAATCAAGCGCAACCTGGACGGTGTAGACCCGGCAGAGATGGCAGAGAGGGCGGACCTGGTGTTTACAGCTACGCCGTCAGGGGTCAGCGCAAAGCTGGTGCCTCAGCTGCTGGAGGCGGGCCTTAAGGTGGTCGACCTGTCCGGCGACTTCCGGCTCAAAGACGGCGCAGCATACGAAAAGTGGTATAAGCATGACGCTCCCGATGCTGACGTGCTTGCATCAGCGGTCTACGGTCTTTGCGAAATTTATGGCGAGCAGGTGCGGGAGGTGGATTTCATCTCAAACCCCGGCTGCTACCCTACCGCCACGCTGCTGGGCCTGATCCCGGCGCTGAAGGCAGGCTGGATTGATCACTCCGGCATCATTATTGATGCCAAGTCGGGAGTGTCGGGTGCGGGCCGCGGCACGAGCCTGACGACCCATTATGCGGAAATCAACGAGAACTTCAAGGCGTATAAGGTGAATAAGCATCAGCATATTCCGGAGATCGAGCAGGTACTCTCCCAGGAATCCGGACAGGAGGTAACGGTGACGTTCACCACCCATCTGGTCCCGATGACGAGGGGCATCATGAGCACGATGTACGCACCGCTGCTGGGTCATTACTCGGAAGAGGATTTTATACAGCTGTACCGGGAGTACTACAAGGACCGCCCGTTCGTCCGTGTTCGCAGTCAGGGCATTTGGCCTTCGACGAAGGAAGTGAGCGGCTCCAATTTTTGCGATATCGGCTTTGCAGTGGATGAAAGAACCGGAAGAGTCACAGTCATATCGGTAATTGATAATGTGGTGAAGGGCGCGGCAGGCCAGGCGATCCAGAACCTGAATCTGATGATGGGATGGGAGGAAAGCCTCGGTCTTGCGTTTACACCGGTGTATCCGTAA
- the argB gene encoding acetylglutamate kinase yields the protein MDSITGSGAPQRQPASFVMKCGGSTLAALPDNFFEDLRLLQEQGNQPVIVHGGGPAISGNLERLGIETEFVNGLRRTTEDVLDVVEMVLSGSINKQIVRRIQAAGGRALGLSGSDGGLIQARPVDNSAEVGFVGEVTEVRSNIISGILDLGYMPVIAPIGVDESGQRYNINADTAAGAVASFLGAARMIVVTDVPGIMKDSGSGKAVLPAVTVQEIDEMIASGEIYGGMIPKVKAAVSCIHGQVQEVVIVDGSVPGILSRVLSGEEIGTRIVQPK from the coding sequence ATGGATAGCATTACAGGAAGCGGGGCCCCGCAGCGCCAGCCGGCAAGCTTTGTCATGAAGTGCGGCGGCAGTACGCTGGCTGCGCTTCCGGACAATTTTTTTGAGGACTTAAGGTTGCTGCAGGAGCAGGGAAACCAGCCGGTCATCGTGCATGGCGGGGGTCCTGCCATCTCGGGGAACCTGGAGCGGCTCGGCATTGAGACAGAGTTCGTCAACGGACTGCGCAGAACGACGGAGGACGTTCTGGACGTGGTTGAAATGGTGCTGTCCGGCAGCATTAACAAGCAGATTGTGCGGCGCATACAGGCGGCAGGCGGCAGGGCGCTGGGACTGTCAGGCTCGGACGGCGGCCTCATTCAGGCAAGGCCGGTAGACAACAGCGCGGAGGTCGGATTTGTCGGTGAGGTTACCGAGGTCCGGTCCAACATCATCTCCGGCATTCTGGACCTGGGCTATATGCCGGTCATTGCCCCGATCGGGGTGGATGAGTCCGGACAGCGGTATAACATTAACGCCGACACAGCCGCAGGGGCCGTCGCCTCTTTTCTCGGAGCAGCCCGAATGATTGTCGTGACGGATGTCCCAGGAATCATGAAGGACAGCGGCAGCGGCAAGGCCGTACTCCCGGCGGTTACGGTTCAGGAGATTGATGAGATGATTGCATCTGGCGAAATATACGGCGGCATGATTCCGAAGGTGAAGGCAGCGGTCAGCTGCATTCACGGTCAGGTTCAAGAGGTCGTCATTGTGGACGGCAGTGTGCCGGGAATTTTGAGCCGGGTATTGTCCGGCGAAGAGATCGGTACGCGTATCGTTCAGCCTAAATAA
- the argF gene encoding ornithine carbamoyltransferase, which produces MSVNGQVQPMTLKGRDMIELDDYTPEEIQYLLDFAIELKRKQKNGEVFEPLKGKTIGLIFEKSSTRTRVSFEAGMFQLGGHALFLSKNDIQLGRGEPISDTAQVMSRYLDGIMIRTFGHDNVVNLARYASIPVINGLSDAAHPCQVLADLQTILEHKGKLAGLKMTYIGDGNNMAHSLLIGGAKMGMHVAVASPEGYAPDERIVELSKSIAQETGGQITITHHPLEAAQDADVIYTDVWASMGFEEEQKQREAAFADYQVNEELVKAAKPDYLFLHCLPAHRGEEVSEGVIDGGNSVIFDQAENRLHAQKALMAALMAD; this is translated from the coding sequence ATGAGCGTGAACGGACAGGTACAGCCCATGACGTTAAAAGGGCGCGATATGATCGAGCTCGACGACTATACCCCGGAGGAAATTCAGTATTTACTGGATTTCGCCATCGAGCTGAAGCGCAAGCAGAAGAACGGTGAAGTGTTTGAGCCGCTGAAGGGAAAGACGATCGGATTGATTTTTGAGAAATCGTCCACACGGACACGGGTTTCGTTTGAAGCCGGCATGTTCCAGCTGGGCGGACACGCCTTGTTCCTCAGCAAGAATGACATCCAGCTGGGACGCGGTGAGCCGATCAGTGATACGGCGCAGGTGATGTCCCGTTATCTGGACGGCATCATGATCCGGACCTTCGGTCATGACAATGTGGTCAATCTGGCGCGCTACGCCTCCATTCCGGTCATCAACGGCTTGAGCGATGCCGCTCACCCTTGTCAGGTGCTGGCAGATCTGCAGACGATTCTGGAGCACAAGGGCAAGCTTGCCGGTCTCAAAATGACGTATATCGGCGATGGCAACAACATGGCCCACTCGCTGCTGATCGGCGGTGCCAAGATGGGCATGCATGTCGCTGTGGCGAGCCCTGAAGGGTATGCGCCGGATGAGCGTATTGTGGAACTGAGCAAGAGCATCGCGCAGGAAACCGGAGGACAAATTACGATCACTCATCATCCCCTGGAAGCGGCGCAGGATGCGGATGTCATCTATACGGATGTTTGGGCCAGCATGGGCTTTGAAGAGGAGCAGAAGCAGCGTGAGGCAGCTTTTGCCGACTATCAGGTGAATGAGGAGCTGGTCAAGGCGGCGAAGCCGGACTATCTGTTCCTGCACTGCCTGCCGGCGCACCGCGGCGAAGAGGTCAGCGAGGGCGTAATTGACGGCGGCAACTCGGTGATTTTTGACCAGGCGGAGAACCGTCTGCATGCACAAAAAGCATTGATGGCCGCGCTGATGGCGGATTGA
- the argJ gene encoding bifunctional glutamate N-acetyltransferase/amino-acid acetyltransferase ArgJ produces the protein MGEKLYTVVEDGSIVTPQGFRAGGLHCGLKKTERNDLGLVLCDVPAVSAAVYTTNAFQAAPLKVTRESLVNGSLRAVIVNSGNANACTGKQGEEDAYRMRALTAARFDLAEEDVAVASTGVIGELLKMDRVESGIAALPEQIHPAAEGAEAFSQAILTTDLVKKEACVAVQVGGKTVTIAGAAKGSGMIHPNMATMLGFMTTDATISPDALQQLLRSTTDLTFNMITVDGDTSTNDMLVAMASGLADNDTLTPEHPDWEAFAAGFGYVCQVLAKAIARDGEGANRLIEVRVAGAECDSDAQAIAKTIIGSSLVKSAMFGADANWGRIIAAVGRAGRPVNPETVDIAIGPIAVLEQSRPLPFDEEAALAYLQGDTIHIDVHLHTGSGSAVAWGCDLTYDYVRINAAYRT, from the coding sequence ATGGGAGAGAAGCTGTACACGGTAGTTGAGGACGGAAGCATAGTTACGCCACAAGGGTTTCGGGCTGGCGGCCTGCATTGCGGATTGAAAAAAACCGAGCGCAACGATCTGGGGCTGGTGCTCTGCGACGTGCCGGCCGTATCGGCGGCAGTGTATACGACGAATGCCTTTCAGGCGGCACCGCTGAAGGTAACGCGGGAAAGCCTTGTGAATGGAAGTCTGCGCGCAGTAATTGTAAACAGCGGGAATGCCAACGCCTGCACAGGCAAGCAGGGGGAAGAGGATGCATACCGCATGCGCGCTTTGACGGCAGCCCGGTTTGATCTGGCGGAGGAGGATGTCGCTGTAGCCTCGACCGGAGTCATCGGAGAGCTGCTCAAAATGGATCGTGTCGAGAGCGGCATCGCAGCCCTGCCGGAACAGATCCATCCTGCGGCCGAGGGCGCAGAGGCGTTCAGCCAGGCGATTCTGACAACGGATCTGGTCAAAAAAGAAGCCTGCGTCGCTGTTCAGGTCGGCGGAAAGACCGTAACGATTGCCGGTGCCGCGAAGGGATCGGGTATGATTCATCCCAACATGGCCACCATGCTGGGCTTCATGACGACCGATGCCACAATTTCGCCCGATGCGCTGCAGCAGCTGCTGCGAAGCACCACGGATCTGACCTTTAATATGATTACCGTCGATGGAGATACAAGCACGAACGACATGCTGGTTGCCATGGCGAGCGGCCTTGCGGACAACGACACGTTGACGCCGGAGCACCCGGATTGGGAAGCTTTCGCGGCGGGCTTCGGCTACGTCTGTCAGGTGCTGGCGAAAGCCATCGCCCGCGACGGTGAAGGAGCAAACCGCCTGATCGAGGTGCGTGTTGCCGGCGCGGAATGCGACAGCGACGCCCAGGCCATTGCGAAGACGATCATCGGCTCCAGTCTGGTGAAATCCGCCATGTTCGGCGCCGATGCCAACTGGGGACGCATTATTGCGGCAGTCGGCCGGGCCGGACGTCCGGTCAATCCGGAGACGGTGGACATTGCCATCGGCCCGATTGCCGTGCTGGAGCAGTCCAGGCCGCTTCCTTTTGACGAAGAGGCCGCCCTTGCTTATTTGCAGGGCGATACCATTCACATTGATGTCCATCTGCATACCGGCAGTGGCTCAGCCGTCGCCTGGGGCTGCGATTTGACTTATGATTATGTACGAATTAACGCGGCTTACCGCACCTAA
- a CDS encoding methyl-accepting chemotaxis protein — MMVIAMGITLIAVTSLYLLSGGRRLAVVYGVALACIVLSYLICSYALKKPYAFPLTAIILAYIFTAIGNWMDGSSIAVILIIYFLLVFSAMQLRLKWFLTGFIAGLINMVMNSVLSSEEGIVQLYTFAILLYLLMGMMMIVIIRISDGQFKQISELLARTSEEAAARSREKSELENAVTKITVSIQGMNERIQQHKTAQREMASAVDEMSRGGQSQSQQISDIAQHAAETKQGMQSLWDTSIQLKSESAEINEEAKEGRSKMDQLASDLSRLNLNIQEMNTSFEDVANVLDETNELTDSIRNITQQTQLLALNASIEAARAGDAGSGFAVVAGEIRKLSELTSRTTEQITVNLMRLNQGSANTMERMNDSGRNIARNLEASQEVSAYLDKASRTLAHLDENLVHFTELSRQVMGQSAEIESATGELASIIEETSASLEQMSASIETLTQDSETIAEGMSQAAQQAQEMIK, encoded by the coding sequence ATGATGGTGATTGCCATGGGGATCACACTGATTGCGGTAACCTCCTTGTACCTGCTGTCTGGAGGCAGACGCTTGGCCGTTGTCTATGGTGTTGCACTAGCTTGCATCGTGCTGTCTTATTTGATATGCAGTTATGCGCTGAAGAAACCGTACGCCTTTCCGCTCACCGCTATTATTCTGGCGTACATCTTCACGGCAATCGGAAACTGGATGGATGGCTCCTCAATCGCCGTCATTCTGATCATTTATTTCTTATTGGTATTCTCGGCGATGCAGCTTCGGCTGAAATGGTTTCTGACCGGATTTATAGCGGGCTTGATCAATATGGTTATGAATTCTGTCTTATCGTCAGAGGAAGGCATCGTGCAGCTGTACACCTTCGCGATCTTGTTGTATCTCCTGATGGGCATGATGATGATCGTCATCATTCGTATCTCGGACGGCCAGTTCAAGCAAATATCAGAGCTGCTTGCCCGTACGTCTGAAGAGGCGGCAGCGCGTTCAAGGGAGAAGAGTGAGCTGGAGAATGCCGTAACGAAGATTACGGTGAGCATTCAGGGAATGAATGAGCGGATTCAGCAGCACAAGACAGCCCAGCGCGAGATGGCGTCTGCGGTCGATGAAATGTCCCGGGGCGGCCAGAGTCAGTCGCAGCAAATTTCCGATATTGCCCAGCACGCGGCTGAAACGAAGCAGGGAATGCAGAGTCTATGGGATACCTCGATTCAGCTGAAAAGCGAGTCGGCTGAGATTAATGAAGAAGCGAAGGAAGGCCGAAGCAAAATGGACCAGCTGGCCTCAGACCTGAGCCGCCTGAACCTTAACATCCAAGAGATGAACACATCGTTTGAGGATGTGGCGAATGTACTGGATGAAACGAATGAATTAACCGACTCCATCCGTAACATTACCCAGCAGACCCAGCTGCTGGCCTTGAACGCTTCTATCGAGGCCGCGAGAGCCGGTGATGCAGGAAGCGGCTTCGCTGTGGTGGCGGGAGAAATCCGCAAGCTGTCAGAGCTGACCTCCCGGACGACGGAGCAAATTACCGTCAACCTGATGAGGCTCAATCAAGGCAGTGCTAATACGATGGAGCGAATGAACGACAGCGGCCGGAATATTGCCCGGAATCTGGAGGCCTCTCAGGAGGTGTCTGCCTATCTCGATAAAGCGTCCCGGACGCTGGCTCATCTGGACGAGAATCTGGTTCATTTCACCGAGTTATCCCGGCAAGTGATGGGGCAGTCGGCCGAGATTGAATCTGCGACCGGAGAGCTGGCCTCCATTATTGAAGAGACCTCAGCCAGCCTGGAGCAGATGAGTGCCTCGATCGAGACGCTCACCCAGGACAGCGAGACGATCGCAGAAGGCATGAGCCAGGCCGCACAGCAGGCTCAAGAAATGATCAAGTAA